One window of the Magnolia sinica isolate HGM2019 chromosome 19, MsV1, whole genome shotgun sequence genome contains the following:
- the LOC131235005 gene encoding uncharacterized protein At1g66480-like isoform X1 has protein sequence MGNTIGRRKTAKVMKIDGETLKFKTPARAGDILKDYPDHVLMDSEAVRHLGVRAKALDTDQQLKPKRLYFLVQLPQVPDPKLPRRVRSSGINMSAKERLESLMLSRRSVSDLSFMKSAATVEGMESAGGAVRVKMRLPKAQVAKVMEESNDETEVAERIMELCATHNGNSAVVDDGQRKPALGSVQEIRKTREVRSPAADRAFALKLGVRFKPIEDSELV, from the exons aTGGGTAATACTATAGGAAGAAGGAAAACAGCCAAGGTCATGAAGATAGACGGCGAGACACTCAAGTTCAAGACTCCGGCGAGGGCTGGCGATATACTAAAAGACTACCCAGATCATGTTCTGATGGATTCGGAGGCAGTTCGCCACTTGGGTGTCCGGGCCAAGGCATTAGACACTGATCAACAGCTCAAGCCCAAGAGATTATATTTCCTGGTGCAATTGCCTCAGGTCCCTGATCCTAAGTTGCCGAGACGGGTCCGATCGAGCGGTATCAACATGAGTGCTAAGGAACGGCTCGAGAGCCTCATGTTGTCGCGGCGATCGGTATCCGACCTATCTTTTATGAAGTCAGCAGCGACGGTTGAAGGCATGGAAAGCGCCGGAGGGGCCGTGCGTGTGAAGATGAGGTTGCCTAAGGCCCAAGTGGCCAAGGTGATGGAAGAAAGCAACGATGAGACAGAGGTAGCTGAGAGGATCATGGAGTTATGCGCCACCCACAACGGAAATTCTGCTGTGGTTGATGATGGACAACGGAAGCCTGCTCTAGGAAGCGTCCAAGAGATCCGCAAGACACGGGAGGTACGTAGTCCTGCAGCTGACCGGGCTTTTGCTTTG AAACTAGGAGTGAGATTCAAGCCAATTGAAGACAGTGAATTGGTCTAG
- the LOC131235005 gene encoding uncharacterized protein At1g66480-like isoform X2, translated as MGNTIGRRKTAKVMKIDGETLKFKTPARAGDILKDYPDHVLMDSEAVRHLGVRAKALDTDQQLKPKRLYFLVQLPQVPDPKLPRRVRSSGINMSAKERLESLMLSRRSVSDLSFMKSAATVEGMESAGGAVRVKMRLPKAQVAKVMEESNDETEVAERIMELCATHNGNSAVVDDGQRKPALGSVQEIRKTREKLGVRFKPIEDSELV; from the exons aTGGGTAATACTATAGGAAGAAGGAAAACAGCCAAGGTCATGAAGATAGACGGCGAGACACTCAAGTTCAAGACTCCGGCGAGGGCTGGCGATATACTAAAAGACTACCCAGATCATGTTCTGATGGATTCGGAGGCAGTTCGCCACTTGGGTGTCCGGGCCAAGGCATTAGACACTGATCAACAGCTCAAGCCCAAGAGATTATATTTCCTGGTGCAATTGCCTCAGGTCCCTGATCCTAAGTTGCCGAGACGGGTCCGATCGAGCGGTATCAACATGAGTGCTAAGGAACGGCTCGAGAGCCTCATGTTGTCGCGGCGATCGGTATCCGACCTATCTTTTATGAAGTCAGCAGCGACGGTTGAAGGCATGGAAAGCGCCGGAGGGGCCGTGCGTGTGAAGATGAGGTTGCCTAAGGCCCAAGTGGCCAAGGTGATGGAAGAAAGCAACGATGAGACAGAGGTAGCTGAGAGGATCATGGAGTTATGCGCCACCCACAACGGAAATTCTGCTGTGGTTGATGATGGACAACGGAAGCCTGCTCTAGGAAGCGTCCAAGAGATCCGCAAGACACGGGAG AAACTAGGAGTGAGATTCAAGCCAATTGAAGACAGTGAATTGGTCTAG